The genomic segment CAAGATAAGTTTTGGATGAGAGGGTTTCGGTGATTTGAAAGTTTAAGGTGGAAACGTTTATATAGGGTTTTGGCGACGTTTTTTACTGTCGGAATGAGGAGGTCCCTGTGGAGGGTATCATTTGTAACATAAAAAGGGGCTTTATGTTAACCATTACTAAACGCCGAATCGCGGaaaaaagcccagaaatataaatatgaacataatattatgtatacatcatGATATACCTATTGTGTTATAAGTTGTAAGTCAAAAAACATCAGTCTtagttataggtacacatactagataggtactataagttataagcaaaaaaagcaggtaagtggatgtcgttctgctgtacagtagattacaagtgggttattgtataatggttgaattaaatttgaattcaatgatataatatcattgtataagaaaaacgattctgagcggaggcggtttgtcagtctggatattttatataattaataattatattgttattatttattttataatgtaggtaatcaatttgaactaatattaaaatattacaatttttattcctttctatggtgataaacaaagcgttagaaattaaaatcccatttttagcgttttttcgtaattttcggtggtttttccagtggcattaaataactattgagaaaatgacctctctaaagtaccatcttgatccaatttactaaaagataaggtactatatgttgaaatcgaaacactccttctggaagaaattgtgtatacaggatataaaaagaaaaataaaaaaaataaacaccattgtaaaaataatagctccctcgctccgctcagaatctaaaattaagtatgcaatttaaaggtaagattattaattattatcaagggCCCACATAGTATTTTATTGATGTTATTAGGTTTTAGTAAGTTATGACCTTTTTGaaactgtacattttaaaattgtcataacttatttaagaataataatatcaataaaagcctaCTTGGGggcttaaataataatcttacctttacattttgtaattggtcaaatcactctaatatcaaaactaataacAGACCATTTAGATTAGACAATAAAATGggtttttatagataattttaatattataatagtgcccctacaaaaattatataaataaataataatacattttttttttattactgtattattttacaaacataacCCACGAGGCATGAGCAACTTATTCGTTTTTTGACATGTTATGATTATGGATAAAACCAATGTtatgaaaattctaatataatataaattatttataaaataataagtacaatatttcacataataattGCCATCACCATGCGTACGTGTGggcactatagtctatagtatataGTCTATAGACTATGTCAGATGTATTAGGTATAGACTCTATACCTAATACATCTGACATCGTACTCTGCGAGCCATATGggcataatgaaaataatattatattggttattagTTTACTTTcctatctattttaaaaataaaacaaaattaaattcgtagagtttttgatatttcataaaGAGTTTATCAGCTAGTATAACTTCATTATTGGTAATCGGTTTAATATGATTTACGAGTGGCAATATTTTagtgcataatatgtatgtaagcATCTGAcaagatttatataaaaaaaaaattccgagatttaagaggatgtcagagCACTATTTATTTGCTCTCTCTAGCCCACGTGCAACATAGACAAATAcattaacgcagaatcattttttctatgtttttaagtaatcttaaagtaaaatcacccattacaaaaaagatagagaataatatttttgagagaaagacaatatatatatcgattttatattttattgttctttgactttgtatttgactttcaaaataaacaaaaataaggtgggcaagtggatgtcgctctgctgtatagtaggttacaagtgggtcactgtataatggatggtattaaatttgaattcaatgataatatcattgtataagaaaaacgattctaagcggagactgaatctaggtataagacatattataatatacttatatctatggtattaaaaaaaaaaatgacctataataaattccaaattaatcatatcacaatatctattaggtacttataacgcgttatacatcaaaaacaaaccgtgatactatcatagatatataatagtatactttagaagtttcaagtatacccactaataatattatacaatcacaacaaaataactaaaatagttattctaggtttttttatatgtaatttcgtccaaatttgaacttaaaatgagtataaaaataaactgtgcttatgtattttttagattctttgaTAACAGAAGTAACTACTAACGtgcaatcttgttttaaatttttaatccttagatataaagttgaacattttatgaatttttatctacaaatattattcaattttaaatttgataattttgNNNNNNNNNNNNNNNNNNNNNNNNNNNNNNNNNNNNNNNNNNNNNNNNNNtaaaaatattgaaaactgacactgtccgtaaacagctcaaaaagagtcaacttatattcaacattttatcgtgtatagaaaatgctaatataatacattcagtgatattttcaaatatctacagtcattcgtttttgaataacaataaaataagagtaTTGTCACATGAGCAATCGAgcgaatataaaatgttgtaaaaatatgaatttcaaacgctcatataaatttaatttaactttcttgtagacattttttttttgataaaggtagacaacattatgaggaatcttgtattacattttaaaattttagatttaaaaagaaaattttttacgaatgcttaacacaaaataattttctaatattcgtgatttttacatattttgtcaatttttgaactttaaatgctaataaaaaaaaagataatgtaatattttaatgactaaggatttttaatatttttcaaatgtcattgtaacaatatagtaggagccttgtattaaattttcaagtatttttattcgacaaataaagttttattgacattcatagaaaaaaaaactaataatattggaaactgaaaatgtccctaaatagttcaaaacaaatcaaaatattttgaaaaatttatcatgtatagaaaatggaaatataaacaaccagtgaaaatgtcatgtatctacagtcattcgatttaaagttacaccaaaaaccaaaatcaattttctcgaaaacagattttgcgtaaaaattcccgtttttccttaacttttcttttgtttttcacggcgcttttgaagactattggaaatttcaaattttgacctcccgaatgcaccaacaagattcactttcccatcaaacaagatactgttgaaaaaaatcgaagcaatttactgccccaaaccgtgatgacagacacaaaaataaaaaaaacacacatcattgtaaaatcaatacattcatcgttccactcagaatctaaaatattgtaaatttaaattatgtttaaatggttttgatacaatatttagacaaatcaatatgtcattccctcaaaaatattattctctatatttttttgtaatgagtgattttactctaagattacttcaaaacatagaaaaatgattctgtgtaattaatgcgttttgtctatactgcgcgtgggccagagagagaaaacaaatagtgagCTGACATCGTCTTAAGGTATGTACCTATGATTAAACGCATCTGTCACAACACAATGCAATGCATTGTGTGGCCCGATATGTTATTGCGGTTTCACCAGAATTTTTTTTGACTCATGCTGCAATAACACATCTTGTCATTCGTGTGGGACGAGCCTAAAATAAAAGGCGCAATCCGttgttatcataaatattacgtCGTTGcgtcattatattgatataaatctaacaataactataaaaatactgaATGACACTACAAATATAGAGTCCGATGATATAAACACTTTTTGGGCATTtttttgagtacctacttatttaatatttatgattacctatacattttagattctgagtggaacgatgaatgtattcattttacaatgatgtgttttttatttttttttttttttgtgtctgtcatcgccttttaggacagtaaaaatgcttagattttcttcaacagtatctcttctgataggaaagtgaatctagttggtattttttttttttgggggggggggggtcaaaagtaaaaatttcccagtagttttcaaaagcaccgtgaaaaacaaaagaaaaattaaggaaaaacgggaatttttacgcaaaacttgttttgagaaaattgattttggtttttagtgcaacttttaaacaaatgaccgtagcccgtaggtaggtacttgaaaatttcactgaatgtttatattttcattttccatacaacatacaatttttaaaataatttgactctttttgagtggTTTACGGACAGTGTCAGTTttcctttttttagtttttttttctattaatttcattaaattttatttgttgggtaaaaacgcgcgaacatttaatgcaatgctcctgatatattgttacaatagcagtttaaaaatattaaaaatacataggtacaatttttttttataatcatttaaagttcaaattttgacaaaatgtatatcaaatttaaaatttaataattattttgtagttaaaaatgtataaaagttcaacttttatagctaaggattgataatttaatacaaggttccacgtaaataggttatatataaattactttgttcacaataatatcatcaaatatacttcgtaatatcatacgctgtcagtcttcgctcagaatcgtttttcttatacaatgatattatatcattgaattcaaatttaacaccatccattacagtgacccacttgtaacctactataggtacagctaagcgacacccacttgcccacctttttttaaatttgtactacACATTTAAAGTGTACAATAATCatctaaatactaaaatgtcacatctcattattattacatgttggcgttgtaaaaataaataaataaataaataaaaaccagatGATATTGGCACTTATGACTCTAATTATATTTGGTTCATTCTAGGTTGGTATTGTATATACtccgtataatttaataaaatcaatgattagTGGGTGAAGTAATAATGTAGTATTtgcatttacaataaaataataggtgtCTTAAACTGAAGGTACGCCTGCTGTGCATGAACTTTCAATACCACATTCATCTGTGCCTCTGAGTATTTTAAACATCCCTTTGTCGCCCCATTGTTCGCCCCAAGAATTGACCATCAGCCAATATGGTGTACCTTCTTCTACGCCCCATCCAATCATTTTAACTGCATGTCCTCCCAGGTACGATGCGTTCCCGGTTCTTTGGTAAactcctataaaaaaatattcgttatattatacatgatgaCAGTATTGTGAACATGAAATCGCACGTGATAGACATTGccattatgaaaaattatatattatgaatattgcagggacatatacaaaaataaaaaattgggaAAGATTATAGTAGTTTTTGGAGGGGGGTTCATAGatgattgatataaataaattacacaactGTTGATTTCCATGGGGGGAGGTTTGAACCCCctctgtaggtatataatgcgtgcctggaatattatattaataattaaacgttCCAGTCCTGGTAGCCTATGTTAGTGTTATGCATAATTGCgtcgattataataaaatagtaaatttaaaaaaaaacgtaagtaCCCGATTCGTAATTCATAAAGTCATCGTACACGTCGAACGACGCCTCAATGGGTCCGTACACCATCGTGTCTTTCTGCATGGTTGTGTTTTTGAGGTAATACGCGTCTTTCGCTATATTTACATGTACAAAATAGAATTAATTCTGTGAACAATTTTACAACCATGGTCTTGGTTTGAATGCGGTTATTTCGATTTACTTTTGTAATGGTTCTTCTTGTAATCGATTGTATCGTCACCGTAACATTTCTTCGAACATTTATGATTACGTTCGGTTGGCTGTCCCGAGCATGAATTGTGTCCCTCGTCGTCTTTCACGCAAGGTGGTACTCTGTACGGTTGGCAtccctacatataatatattatattataacatttttaatttgtagaccattattataaagtttaatgtgtatttaaatgttttctgttAAAAGGTTCAAATGACTTATGCACTTATCACTTATATGTATAGAGTCTTTTGATAGAGTTTAAACAGGTAGGtgcagtattataaattaatttattattttacatcggTAGTGTCGTAGTCGCCTCCGGTGACAACGCCGTGTCTTTTGAAATATTGCCAAGCTTTCAATGGGTAACCTCCATTACATCCAAAACCGCATCTGTGACAGCAGAACGTTAGCTCTTCGGCGGATATGAGTTCATTGAATTCTCCATTCGTCGCTACGCATAGTCGATCAGCGAACGCTCCGGTGGTACCATGAGCCTATAtgtatagattaatttaattcaacaaCATATCATAATACAATGTATCAAGTGTTGATAGTGGGTAGTTGTGCAACAGATTTATGcacaactgtataatatattcgttcATTACCCAACATGATCCACAATTTCCTTGATTACGGACGTGTCCGATTGTTTCGCAATAATCCCATTCTAATCTCGAGTCGAAAAATTCTGGAACTTCACTATTATCCATGTACAATTCGTCATTTTCCTTGATTGGACTTTTGGAAACGCCTAAGAGACGCTTTGAGCCTAATAACCGAACGATTTGTTCTTTGGGCGTATTTTCGGGAAAATTTTGTTTGGCCTAAagtacattaataatacatttttattcagttataaGTATACCAtagttttactataatttaatttaatttatatttttctatttacaaGATTAGTTTACTTACGCGTACAACCATTAAGTTGTAATTAAAACATGatataaaaagtaacttttacgtaatatatactttttaaaaattaatatttattacacatttacgtacacatattattacgtataataatatataaatatgttattatgcatatgtaatatgtattgatagtcaattaaattaattgtcaagtacattaataatacatttttattcagttataaGTATACCAtagttttactataatttaatttaacttatattttttatttacaagatTAGTTTACTTACGCGTACAACTATTAAGTTGTATTTAAaacatgttataaaaaaataacttttacgtaatatatactttttaaaaattaatatttattacacatttacgtacacatattattatgtgtaataatatatataaatatgttattatgcatatgtaatatgtattgataGTCAATTAAACTAATTGTATATTAGAACAGACATACGCGAATCTTACCT from the Acyrthosiphon pisum isolate AL4f chromosome X, pea_aphid_22Mar2018_4r6ur, whole genome shotgun sequence genome contains:
- the Catb-84 gene encoding cathepsin B-84 precursor (The RefSeq protein has 1 substitution compared to this genomic sequence), which translates into the protein MAKFVILISVVLLSVYFTEQAHFLSKDYINKINEVAKTWKAKQNFPENTPKEQIVRLLGSKRLLGVSKSPIKENDELYMDNSEVPEFFDSRLEWDYCETIGHVRNQGNCGSCWAHGTTGAFADRLCVATNGEFNELISAEELTFCCHRCGFGCNGGYPLKAWQYFKRHGVVTGGDYDTTDGCQPYRVPPCVKDDEGHNSCSGQPTERNHKCSKKCYGDDTIDYKKNHYKTKDAYYLKNTTMQKDTMVYGPIEASFDVYDDFMNYESGVYQRTGNASYLGGHAVKMIGWGVEEGTPYWLMVNSWGEQWGDKGMFKILRGTDECGIESSCTAGVPSV